The Apium graveolens cultivar Ventura chromosome 11, ASM990537v1, whole genome shotgun sequence genome has a window encoding:
- the LOC141697843 gene encoding uncharacterized protein LOC141697843, which yields MDSSAVGEKAEGPYVTAKTSVWWDIENCSVPKRFDPHSIAQNISSALVKMNYCGPVSISAYGDSNRIPPAIQQALSSTGIALNHVPAGIKDASDKKILVDMLFWAVDNPAPANYLLISGDRDFSNALHQLRMRRYNILLAQPEHASAALVAAAKILWSWTSLISGGLPLNSGDISHFVSADKKSNPAKFQSSVQNSHQEVQPVSSKPENGDANNNPKFVLKGPNFVTADTKSNPAVFQSSIQYSHQEVQPVSSKPEKGDANNKSKFVFKGPIQPTTKTSSIPVWIPKNKVTIESAPVKQFKKAPHEFFGASEPSNPVVSSSSANIKLSNSDQSDNLVKTSIIKKQSSQCTQPQTSLAADKFYVPNFCPGAKKPDTSMFSYSPAKNVLDIGKLTISESNNASNPPVFYNNCGGNLIPKSLELSKPLQTRDLAMPYSRPNGAGNLHASQPISSNMFNYRNPHVFEVPTMSSFKNNLTSSVDGVQFHQPPDFIQGLVRVILIALDSLKIDKLIPTEANIKDCIRYGNPRFQNTDVDRALGIALEQQMIMKKSIGAVELYVGRNEKVWNCINPLGGNPSKYSEGTWDEIKKFLTSSAGCSAIMASKCRYEAALILKSTCLKNYVLGEVLQILNLIITGKRWIMIHSQSGWQPIVFNIAEI from the exons ATGGACTCGTCGGCTGTGGGAGAGAAAGCGGAGGGGCCATACGTGACGGCGAAAACATCGGTGTGGTGGGACATTGAGAATTGTAGTGTGCCTAAGCGTTTTGATCCGCATTCGATTGCTCAGAATATTAGTTCTGCTTTGGTTAAGATGAATTACTGTGGTCCTGTTTCGATTTCGGCTTACGGGGACTCGAATCGGATTCCTCCCGCTATTCAGCAGGCTTTGAGTAGTACTGGCATTGCTCTTAATCATGTTCCCGCAG GTATTAAAGATGCTAGTGACAAGAAAATATTGGTTGATATGCTCTTTTGGGCGGTGGATAATCCCGCCCCTGCAAATTACTTGCTAATTTCAGGGGATAGAGACTTTTCAAATGCTCTTCATCAGTTACGTATGCGGAGATATAATATCCTTCTAGCACAACCTGAACATGCATCGGCTGCACTAGTTGCAGCAGCCAAAATTTTATGGTCCTGGACAAGCCTTATTTCAGGTGGGCTTCCACTTAACAGTGGTGACATATCTCACTTTGTTAGTGCCGACAAAAAATCGAACCCTGCAAAATTTCAGAGCTCAGTTCAAAATTCTCACCAAGAAGTCCAACCTGTGAGTTCAAAGCCTGAAAATGGCGATGCTAACAATAATCCAAAGTTTGTTCTTAAAGGGCCGAACTTTGTAACTGCTGACACGAAATCGAACCCTGCAGTATTTCAGAGCTCAATTCAATATTCTCACCAAGAAGTCCAACCTGTGAGTTCAAAGCCTGAAAAAGGTGATGCTAACAACAAATCAAAGTTTGTTTTTAAAGGCCCGATCCAGCCGACGACAAAAACTTCAAGTATTCCAGTTTGGATTCCGAAAAACAAGGTTACGATAGAAAGTGCACCTGTAAAACAGTTTAAAAAAGCTCCTCACGAATTTTTTGGAGCAAGCGAGCCTTCCAACCCTGTCGTCAGTAGCTCTTCAGCTAATATAAAATTGAGTAATTCTGACCAGTCAGATAACCTTGTCAAAACAAGTATTATAAAAAAACAATCTAGTCAATGCACTCAACCACAGACCAGTCTTGCAGCTGATAAATTTTATGTTCCGAACTTTTGTCCCGGGGCAAAGAAACCTGATACTTCTATGTTTTCTTATTCGCCAGCTAAGAATGTGCTTGATATAGGCAAGTTGACTATTTCAGAAAGTAACAATGCTTCAAATCCCCCAGTTTTTTATAATAACTGTGGAGGCAACTTGATACCTAAATCTTTGGAGTTGTCTAAACCTTTGCAGACACGAGATTTAGCTATGCCTTATTCACGACCCAATGGGGCAGGAAATTTGCACGCAAGTCAGCCAATTTCTTCTAATATGTTTAACTATAGGAATCCTCATGTTTTTGAAGTTCCAACAATGTCCTCTTTCAAAAACAATTTGACCAGTAGCGTGGATGGTGTTCAATTTCATCAACCTCCTGATTTTATTCAAGGCCTTGTTAGGGTTATCTTAATTGCATTGGATTCCTTGAAGATTGACAAGCTAATTCCTACCGAAGCAAACATAAAAGACTGTATTCGTTACGGGAATCCAAGATTCCAGAATACAGATGTTGATAGGGCCTTGGGTATTGCACTTGAACAACAAATGATTATGAAGAAAAGCATAGGTGCAGTGGAACTATATGTTGGTAGAAATGAAAAAGTATGGAATTGCATAAATCCTCTTGGTGGTAATCCAAGTAAGTATTCTGAAGGAACATGGGATGAAATTAAAAAGTTTCTAACTTCCTCTGCTGGCTGTTCAGCTATAATGGCTTCTAAATGCAG GTATGAAGCAGCTTTAATCCTAAAAAGTACATGCttaaaaaattatgttttgggggaGGTTCTCCAGATCTTGAATCTGATAATAACCGGAAAGAGATGGATAATGATACATTCTCAGTCAGGATGGCAGCCGATTGTTTTCAACATAGCAGAAATTTAA